The following is a genomic window from Coleofasciculaceae cyanobacterium.
AAGCCAAATTAGTAAAGGAATTGCGATCGACAAGGTAATTAAAATTCCAGACAAACTTTGAGGAATATCTTTAGCAATACGCCAAAAAGTAGAGGGCTTTAAATTATCTTTAACAACTCTAGAATTTAAAGCTTTAAACGATTCACTTTTAGCCATTCTTGATAATTATTACGTCTACAAATATCATTGATAACGATTGAAAAAGATCTGCGGTAATTGTTTATTAAGTAGCTACAAGACAATCTAACTACACTTTAGCTACTTAATCTTTAAATATTACTTTGCCGCAGCTGCATAAGCTTGAACAAACTGTTTATCTAAAATCTTAGTAAAATCTGGAGCTTCAGGAATAAAACCTACTTCGATCATAAATTCAGACATTTGCGGGGCAGCATAGGGCATATGTTTCATACTGTCACCATTACTAAATGCTGTCAAATTGTCTTCAATGGTGAACATTTTTGTTCCTTTTTTAAACAACTGTAATTCTTCTGTAGTAACACTTGCTCTATTTGCCATAATTTCATCGGCTTTTTCAGGATTTTGCGCCATAAAATCCATAACATCATACCAAGTATTTACCAGTGCTTGAGCTTTTTCTGGCTGCTCATCAATGAGCTTTTGACTTACTACCAATAAGTCAGGAATTGCTCCAGGAAACTCCGCCGAAGAAATTAATTCTTTAGAGCCTTCTCGTTTGAGTGCAGTTAACCAAAAAGGAGGAAAAGCACCAACAGCGTCAGCTTGTCCAGACGCAAAAGCAGCAGCAGCAGCACCCGTTTCTAGAGGAACAATTTCGACATCTGACCGCTTCATGCCCTTAGATTGCAACGCCAAAGTTAGCAGAAAGTCGTCTACTACTCCCTCTTCTACAGCAACTTTTTTGCCTTTTAAATCCTCAATAGTATTAATATCTTCAGCGACGATAATTTTGTCGTTTCCAGCGGAATTATCGTTAACTAAAATAGCTACTTCTCCATTGATCGCATCAGTAGCAAAAGAAATAGTGTCGTTGAGAGTTTGACAATTACCGTCTAATTGACCAGCAGCAAAGGCCTCCATTGACTCAAGATAGCCGTCAAACCACTTCATTTCAACATTGACGTTATTTTTAGCAAACATACCTTCTTGTTCGGCGATCGCCCAAGGCCACCATCCAGCCCAGTTGCTATAGCCAATAACAATAGCTTTTTCTTCAGGAGTTGGGTTGTCTGAATCTGATGTTTGAGGGGCTTGAGAACAGCTAATCGCTAATATTAAGCTGAGGCAAAATACGCTAAGTAATGATAGTATTTTTCTTCTATTCATTCAAATTGATAATTATTTAAGAAATATAAGTATGGGCGAGCAATAATATAAATCCTTTAGCCCAAAATGTAAATATTAATTATAAATATTAGCCAACAATAACTTGCTCTCGATAGGTAATTTTTTAAAAAATTGTGTTTTGATAAAAATTAAGGTTTTTAATATTTACTTACTAATTTATTGGGTTGTTCTACATAAGGTAGTTACCAATCAAATCAAAGATTTAAACCAGCTTCTGTTTTAGCCGCTACAAAAAAAGTAGTTGGATTATAGTTCATTAAATTAACACGATCGCCTATAAATTCTGAATCTATAGTTAAAATTAAAGCCTGCGTTAGGTTTTCGTGCATAATTGGAAAATACAATTACTTGCTTGCATGTCGTTGCTTTTTCAAATTCCTATCTTCCAATAGTGTATAGAGTACGGGGACAACTATTAAACTTAGCAGAGAAGAAGTAATTAAACCGCCAATAATGCCGACAGCCATCGGTTGACGCAATTCCGAACCCGCACCCCAGCCTAAAGCGATCGGCAGCATTCCCAAGATAGTGGAAAAGGTAGTCATGACAATCGGGCGTAAACGTACTACTCCAGTGTTTAAAATGGCTTCAGTGCGATCCATTCCAGAAGCACGTAGTTGATTAACATAGTCTAGAAGTAAAATAGCGTTTTTATCTAATAGACCCAACAGAAAAATCAAACCAATTAAAGAAATCATGCCAAAATCACTCTGGGTAATTAGCAAGGCTAACATTGCCCCCACAATAGACAATGGTAAAGATAAACCAATTACCGATGGTTCTAGCCAGCGACGAAACGGCAAATAGAGAACTATCATCATTGAAACTATCGCTAAAGTTAGGGTAATTGCGAATTCCCCCAGAATCTTTTTAGATCTGGCCGAATCTCCTTCCAAATCGAAATCAATATCAGCAGGTAGTATTTTATTAGCGATCGCCTTGGCTTGTTTTGTGGCATCGCCAATGCCTAG
Proteins encoded in this region:
- a CDS encoding ABC transporter substrate-binding protein — translated: MNRRKILSLLSVFCLSLILAISCSQAPQTSDSDNPTPEEKAIVIGYSNWAGWWPWAIAEQEGMFAKNNVNVEMKWFDGYLESMEAFAAGQLDGNCQTLNDTISFATDAINGEVAILVNDNSAGNDKIIVAEDINTIEDLKGKKVAVEEGVVDDFLLTLALQSKGMKRSDVEIVPLETGAAAAAFASGQADAVGAFPPFWLTALKREGSKELISSAEFPGAIPDLLVVSQKLIDEQPEKAQALVNTWYDVMDFMAQNPEKADEIMANRASVTTEELQLFKKGTKMFTIEDNLTAFSNGDSMKHMPYAAPQMSEFMIEVGFIPEAPDFTKILDKQFVQAYAAAAK